The genomic window CCTGTCTGGGTCAAGATCTGAAGGAGGCATGTTTAATAGCGGAAGAATAAGTCACAGACAGAACTTCTGCTTCACTTTTGCTTTATACTTGCGCAAGATCACATCCATCCAACCACCTGGGATGGAAGAGTGGATAAGCAGCAATAACGAGACAGAGTTAGCATTTCCTAGTCACTCTCAGTTCCCACGTGGCATGGAGGGGACCAAGAAGTTCTCTCTTGTACTAGAGGTATGAATGTGACCTTTTCAGAGGCTGCCAAAGGGAGAACCACAGCCTCTGTTTCCACATGCAAGAAAGGCAAAGTCAGCTCTGGGACAAGGGTCCGATCAACCACATCCCATTTTCCTGAATCAGGGCACTGCACTCCCACCCCAGCCACAATTAGTAATGTAATCCCATATATATCCAGATGACATTGTGGAAGGGTAGGTAAGAACTATGAAATACAAATGAACACACAGGAACCTGTTATTTCTAAAGGGTGCTTAAATTATTAAATAGCACTGAGATTACTGGATTGATTAGAATTGAGAGTTTTGTTTCCCTGCAACCTTGTGTAGTGAAGGTAGACTCGAGATTTTGAACAGATCAATTATAAACACTAAGAAAGATATACTTTCTTTGCACATTTTAGTATAGTCTTAGTAAATCTGCATGTGTgtataaacatatacaaatataattgtagaaaataaatcaaaacattaaCAGTGCTTATTTTGGGGTAGGTGGGTGGTATATGGATTTTGTGtttaattaatgaattttttCAGTATTGCCCAAATGTCCCCCAAtgaacatattacttttataacaagaaatacatcaatttttaaacatgagacactctgaaatttttattcattttattttgcagtgaaagaacatgaaatatcttttcaaaatGGTAAAGTGATCACTTTCAGTGAATGATTTAATAGGAAAAGAGAATTAAACACTGTAATTATGGCTTACACAATTACACAGAACAATATGTGCAAACTTTCGAAAATACTATGACTAACACTTCACTGATAAATAATAACCTCAATATAACTAAGTTTCATTATTTATCACAGTTACATAAAATACAAGAGCCTATGAACAAGCTGTTATTAACAATACGTGTAGTTTTGCCTGAAATTCTTATCTATATGCAGGCCTCTTAAGCATCCAAGTTTTAAATTCTACTGCATTGTTATTGCAAAATGAAGCAGGCACAACAAAATTAAATCCACTAGCTAAAGGACTAAgtaaacaaaaataggaaaagaaaaacaacaacagcaaaaaccctTGGGTTGCAtcccaagattttttttccaaaccaaTATTGATCTCACTTAGAATTTCTGATAGTTGCATAGCCACAGATTGATAGCTACATGACAAAAAGACTTCAGAAGGATTAAGCTACACAACACTATACTAGTGTTTTAAATCATTTACCACAGTGTACATTTCTTGAAAACATTCTACTACTAAAACGCAAGGTCAAATTAATTAGTTTTTgaacttttcttatatttttgaaacatatgTTTTAACTGACActacaagaaaaatacagaacaCAAGACTTCTTATACCTTGAGTAACCATATCTAGGGTAGTTAATTTCAGGGCCATGTATACTCTGCTCTAACGATCAATGTCTTCTACTAATGCCTCAAGGTTTTTGCAACAAGCTTTAACTTCCTCAATTGCAGCCATCCAATTATCATAAATAATTTTGTCATAAATTGCATCATTAACTTCTCTAACTACCCCCTCCTGCTGAGATTCAAGTGCATCACCTGAGAAAAATAATACTGATCTTGGAATTATGTAAGTACGTAAATTGTGACCAAGTAAAAAATCATCATTTCCATCCCTTCCATTTGACGTGATTCCATGAGgagagaaaaaattgaaaaatgaatcCTTGGGAAAATCTTCAGTTACAGTTCGGATTGTTCCCCAGATCCgatgtttctgtttcttcttgatgGTTTTCAAAGtgacattctttccttcattccaatCTATCTCACAGCCTGTGGAATACTCAATCGCAGTTCCCCTATAGGGATGGGGATCATAATATGCTAGCTTTGACTTCAGCACATAGGTCTTTGTCAACAActcatttttgaaatattcattGGGTTTGAAGTGAAATTCTATTGTGAAACTGAGGGGCTCGCCAGGATCTGAAAGCTTAACTTTAATATCTGTCAGGAGCTTCAGAATAGGCTCATCATATTTCTTAATCAAAGGAGTGAGTGTATCAACGTTTTTTAAAACAGTCAGCCAAAAATCAGGAATTCCCTTAGGATCCTCctcttctttattctcttctccagtagcctcagtgtcctcctcctcctcctcctcctcctcctcctcctcctcaacaGCATAATCATAATAATAGTCCTCATAACCATCGTCCTCATCCACATACTCATGTACCATACCCTCCTCATTACCATACATCTCTTCGTCACACATTTCCTCATCATCATAGTCCTCACAGTCTGATTTATATTCACATTCCTCTTCTGTAGGTTCATAGATTGCATTGATGATCTGACGTCTTTTTTCCAGCAAGGGTTGGTACATTTCAGCAAATTTTCTTTCAATGTCATGAAATTCCCTCAGGAATTTGGATTCTAAATTGGCCGCTCTAGTTTGAAGCTTTTTAAGGGCTAACACACGGTACTTAACTTTCACGGGTAGACTTTCAACAAAGTCTGTATCTAAAACATAACCGATAAGTCCTTTTGGACGGTCTACGTCTGAGTCCTCATTAGTATCTCCACCTTTTTTCCCATCTTCCCCGGACCCAGCAGCAGTATCTTCAcctttttccccttcttccccGAGCCCAGCGGCGGCTTCTTCACCGCACTTCCCATCGTCTCCAAGCCCAGCAGCGGCATCTTCACCGCGCTCCAGATGTTCCCTGGGCCCTTCCACCATTATCTGATTACCAGCCTCTTCTTGACTGGATTCTGACAGCTCCTTGTGGTTCTCTGAC from Nomascus leucogenys isolate Asia chromosome X, Asia_NLE_v1, whole genome shotgun sequence includes these protein-coding regions:
- the NAP1L2 gene encoding nucleosome assembly protein 1-like 2, whose translation is MAESENHKELSESSQEEAGNQIMVEGPREHLERGEDAAAGLGDDGKCGEEAAAGLGEEGEKGEDTAAGSGEDGKKGGDTNEDSDVDRPKGLIGYVLDTDFVESLPVKVKYRVLALKKLQTRAANLESKFLREFHDIERKFAEMYQPLLEKRRQIINAIYEPTEEECEYKSDCEDYDDEEMCDEEMYGNEEGMVHEYVDEDDGYEDYYYDYAVEEEEEEEEEEEEDTEATGEENKEEEDPKGIPDFWLTVLKNVDTLTPLIKKYDEPILKLLTDIKVKLSDPGEPLSFTIEFHFKPNEYFKNELLTKTYVLKSKLAYYDPHPYRGTAIEYSTGCEIDWNEGKNVTLKTIKKKQKHRIWGTIRTVTEDFPKDSFFNFFSPHGITSNGRDGNDDFLLGHNLRTYIIPRSVLFFSGDALESQQEGVVREVNDAIYDKIIYDNWMAAIEEVKACCKNLEALVEDIDR